One Aegilops tauschii subsp. strangulata cultivar AL8/78 chromosome 7, Aet v6.0, whole genome shotgun sequence genomic window carries:
- the LOC109739404 gene encoding serine/threonine/tyrosine-protein kinase HT1: MLSCFRQPRPAGDASQEGASSRRPALPFATGLLFASSPSTSGKNPWPSEADDMEKKRWDSMESWSMLLDTAMGASSGGEGSSRDSGRREEWMADLSHLFIGNKFAAGANSRIYRGIYKQRAVAVKMVRIPERDEARRAVLEDQFNSEVAFLSRLYHPNIVQFIAACKKPPVYCIITEYMSQGTLRMYLNKKDPYSLSPETILKLALDISRGMEYLHAQGVMHRDLKSQNLLLNDEMRVKVADFGTSCLETRCQATKGNKGTYRWMAPEMIKEKPYTRKVDVYSFGIVLWELTTCLLPFQGMTPVQAAYAAAEKNLRPPLSSSCPPLLNNLIKRCWSSNPARRPEFSYIVSVLDKYDHCVKDGTPMMVHQELRIWSSFAKIFRMGCIANNLSIPVHS, from the exons ATGCTTTCTTGCTTCCGGCAGCCGCGGCCGGCAGGGGACGCCAGCCAGGAGGGCGCGTCGTCCCGGCGGCCGGCACTGCCGTTCGCGACCGGCCTGTTGTTCGCGTCGTCCCCGTCGACGTCGGGCAAGAACCCGTGGCCGTCGGAGGCGGACGACATGGAGAAGAAGCGCTGGGACAGCATGGAGTCGTGGTCCATGCTGCTGGACACGGCCATGGGCGCCTCCTCCGGCGGCGAGGGCTCGTCCCGCGACAGCGGCCGCCGCGAGGAGTGGATGGCCGACCTGTCCCACCTCTTCATCGGCAACAAGTTCGCCGCCGGCGCCAACAGCCGCATCTACCGCGGCATCTACAAGCAGCGCGCCGTCGCCGTCAAGATGGTCCGCATCCCCGAGCGCGACGAGGCCCGCCGCGCCGTCCTGGAGGACCAGTTCAACTCCGAGGTCGCCTTCCTCTCCCGCCTCTACCACCCCAACATTGTCCAG TTCATCGCGGCGTGCAAGAAGCCGCCGGTGTACTGCATAATCACGGAGTACATGTCGCAGGGGACGCTGCGGATGTACCTGAACAAGAAGGACCCCTACTCGCTGTCGCCGGAGACGATCCTGAAGCTGGCGCTGGACATCTCGCGCGGCATGGAGTACCTGCACGCGCAGGGCGTGATGCACCGCGACCTCAAGTCCCAGAACCTGCTGCTCAACGACGAGATGCGGGTGAAGGTGGCCGACTTCGGCACCTCCTGCCTGGAGACGCGGTGCCAGGCCACCAAGGGCAACAAGGGCACCTACCGCTGGATGGCGCCCGAGATGATCAAGGAGAAGCCCTACACGCGCAAGGTGGACGTCTACAGCTTCGGCATCGTGCTCTGGGAGCTCACCACCTGCCTCCTCCCCTTCCAGGGCATGACCCCCGTCCAGGCCGCCTACGCCGCCGCAGAGAAG AACCTGAGGCCGCCGCTGTCGAGCTCGTGCCCGCCGTTGCTGAACAACCTGATCAAGAGGTGCTGGTCGTCGAACCCGGCGAGGCGGCCGGAGTTCAGCTACATCGTGTCGGTGCTGGACAAGTACGACCACTGCGTCAAGGACGGGACGCCGATGATGGTGCACCAGGAGCTCAGGATCTGGAGCTCCTTCGCCAAGATCTTCAGGATGGGGTGCATCGCCAACAACTTGTCCATACCGGTGCATTCTTGA